CCGGGAGCGGCTTCGCCGGATCGACCTTCGTTACGTGCGTGATCGCGTCCCAGTCGACGTCCATGCGGACCCCTTCGGGGACCCACCTCAATTTCCTGTCGGTACCGGTGCCGATCGAACGGGACCGAACGGACTGCCAGAGCTCACTCCTCGAGCGACGTCCCGTCGGCCCGTTTCGCCCCTTCGGAGTCGTGGACGACGACCTCGCCGGGGCCGGGCGCGGCGTGTTCGTAGGCGTCCCGGAGGGCGATGGCTTCCTCGAGTTCCCTGATCGCCCGTGCTTTCAGCGTCGCCGCCAGTTCCTCGGCGTCCGCGCGGGCGATGTCGCGGCCAAGTCCCTCGCACTCGTGAATCTGGACGATCCCACCTTCGTCGCCTTCCCGGTGTGCCGGGAGCGCAACGCTGTCGACGGCCTCGCCCATCGGCTGGCTCGTCCCCGAGAGGTCGAGACTGAACGGGTAGGTTCGACAGATGAGCGGCCGGTCGGCGTGGGCGACGCAGGCACCGGTCCCGTCGTCGTCCTCCTCGTAGAAGACGCAGTCGCCACACGAATCGGTCGCAAGCGCCCACTCGAACGTCTCGCCCTCGAGGTCGCCATCGTCGGTCTTGGAGAGCCCGTAGGGCATCGGCCGGGCGACGTCGCGCCACTCGCGGTCGGTCGCGTCGGCGAGGTTCCTGACCTCGTCCGGGAACACCGTCGCCGTGTGGTCGTCCTCGCCCTCGCGCGTACAGCACGCCCCACAGCGGGTGCACGAAAAGCCGATCGACTCGATCGCGTCGGCTACCTCGTCGACGTCGAGGTCGCGGGCACGCTCGAGTTCGTCCTCGAGGGAGTTCACACCCGTTCGTACGCGCCGACGCGGAAAAGTCCGCCGCTACCGGGGTCGGACGCGGTCGCCGTCGAGTCGGAGCGCGCCTTCGACGGCGAGTTTCTCGAGGTGGGCGACGACGGTCGCACGCGCGAGGTCGCGAACCCCGGTCAGCTCCTTCTCGTAGGCGGCGTCGAGCACCGCCTCGACCGTTTGTGTACCCTCTTCGACGGCCGCGAGCACCCGACGCTCGCGCTCGAGGCGGTGCTCGAGCAGTCGCTCGAGCGTCTCGCGCGGCTGCTCGACGACGGGGCCGTGGCCGGGGAGCAGTCGCGGCGGGTCGATCGCCCACAGCCGGCGGAGCGTCGTCAGGTACGCGCGCAGGTCGCCCTCGGGCGCGCCGACGACGACGCTGCCCTCGGCGACGACGCAGTCGCCACAGCAGATCGGTCCGTTCGATCCAGCGCGGATCGCCACGTGATCGGGCGCGTGACCGGGGGCGCCGAGGACGTGGAGGCGGTCGTCGCCGAGAGGGATCGTCGTGTCGCTCGAGAACGTTCGATCGGGTTCGACGCCGGTCGCGTCGCGAAACCGGCCGACGTGTCCCCGGCAAGCCCAGACCGTCGCCCCCGTCTCGGCTGCGTAGTGAGCAACGGCCCCGACGTGGTCGGCGTGCGTGTGGGTCAGGAGAATCGCGTCGACCGCCCGGTCACGAACCAGTCGGTCGAGTTCCGGTGTCCGGGCGGCAGGGTCGACGAGCGCCACGGGGTCGGTCCCGAGCACGTACGCGTTGGTCTGCCCGTCCGGCGCGCGCGTGTCGGTCTCGAGCGACCACCTGGAAACGTCCATGGCAGTCGTCGGTGGGTGAAGAAAAAATACGTGTCGACGGGGACCGTCGTCGGAGTCGACGGTGTCTCAGCGTTTCAGGTAGTAGACCTGTTTTCGGGCGTCGCGGAAGCTGTACCGGGAGCCGATGAGGCCGACGTCCTCGAGCCGGTTCAGCGCGTAGCGGACGGTTCGGTCCGGAAGGAGCGATTCCTCGGCGAGCTGGCCCTGGGAGAGGGGAGAGTCGGACTCGAGAACTTTCGCGACGAGCTTGGCGCTCGGCGGAAGATCACGGAGACGGTTGCGGTATTCGGCCTCGGAGAGCCTCTCCTCGGCAGCAGCGGCACGGTCGTCAGTGGTACTCATGCTCGTGAGTATCTCAGCGGATAGGTTACTGGTAAACTTTCCCTATATGGGGATACCTACAATCCAGTTTGTCTAGTGAGTATAATTGTCTATATACACCACGGGCAGAGCCGTGCGCAATACTGTTCGGACTCCGCGACGAGAAAATGGGAGGTTGGGCGGTCGGCCGATTCGATCCCGAACTGGCCGTCACGAACGATCGCCCGCTATAGTAGCCACTGAACGTCATTGCACACCTGCTCGCGACTCAGCGGCCAGTACTGGCCGTTCCGCTGCGAGCAGTGTGTAACCCGTTTCAGTTGTTACTATAGCTGAGCCCACATGGAACCGAGCGGACTCAGCGACGGCCTGGGTCGCGGTAGGTTCCCATCAGTCCCTGGCACTCTGGACAGTGAACGAGCAACAGCTCCGCTGACTGGTGTCGGACCAGTTCCTCCGCCGTAAGCGTTGCATCACATCGATCACAGGTGGGCATAGAATGATGTATGACACCAATGGGCAAAAACCCCCACTCGTCAGCCGAGTCCAGTACCGTTTTATCCCAGCGGCCGAGTAGTTGCGCCCAGTGTGAAAGGACAGGAGTGGTACCAGGCCGACGACATCGCCGAGGAGTACGACGACAAACGATTCTCCCGGGGCGGCCAGCTGATCGACCGCCGGGAGAAAACGGCGGTCCTCGAGGCGATCACGCCCCTCGAGGATCGGAGCGTCCTCGAGATCGCCTGTGGTACCGGGCGGTTCACCGTCATGCTCGCCGACCGTGGCGCGGACGTCGTCGGACTCGATATCTCGGCTGCGATGTTGCAACGGGGACGGGAGAAAGCACAGCGGGCGGGCGTCTCCGACCGACTCGAGTTCCTCCGGGGCGACGCAGGTCGGCTGCCGTTTCCCGACGACCACTTCGATACGGTCGTCGCGATGCGGTTTTTCCACCTCGCAGACGACCCCGAGGCGTTCTTGAACGAGATGCGACGCGTCTCTCGAGAACAGATCGTCTTCGACACGTTCAACCGCTTTTCGGCGCGGAGCGTCTACAACTGGGCGCTCCCGATGGGGTCGCGACTCTACTCGAAGAGCGAGGTCGCGGTATTGCTGGCGAAGACCGACCTGACGCTGGTCGACGTCGAGGACGACTTCCTCGTTCCCTACGGCGTCTATCGATCGATTCCGAACGCCCTCGCGGAGCCGATTCGATCGATCGATCGGGCCGTCGGTCGCGCTCCCGTGACCGATCACCTCGCGTCGGTGTCCTACTGGAACACGCGCGTGCGGTGATCGGCCCGACCTACCGCCTGGGAAGAATCCCAGTGTATTTTACCGTTCGGCGTCGGTACCCCCGGTATGGAGCTCTCGGTGGTCGTCCCGACCCTCAACGACCGAGAGCGGTTGCTCTCCTGTCTCGACGCGCTGTCGACGGCGCTTCCCGAGCGCGTCGAACGCGTCGTCGTCAACGGCCCGTCCTCCGACGGGACGACCGGCGCCGTCAGGAACCGCGACGACGTCGACGTCCTCGTCGAGATCTCGGAACGAAATCCGAACGTCGCACGAAACGCAGGGATCGAGGTCGCCACGGGCGACGTCGTCGCGTTCGTCGGTGACGCGTACGTCGTTTCCCCGTCGTGGTACGACGCCGTCGAGCGCGCCATCGAACGCGGCGCCGACGTCGTCACCGGCCCCCTCGACGACGGCGGGACCGGCGACCGGAACCCGCCTCGAGCCGTCACCGACCGGCCCGTCACTCGCTTTCACAGTGACAACGTCGCGTTCGACCGAACCATCCTGCACGAACTCGACGGCTTCGACGAGACGCTCGCCGTCGGCGGTGCACGCGACTGTGCACACCGCCTGGCTGGCCTCGACGTCCCCATCGCCTGGAACGAAGAGATGCGCGTCAGAAGCGACGTCGAAGCCGACGGCGGGACCGATCCGCACGAGGCAGATCCCTGCGGTGACCGCTACCGAGCGCTCGGCTACCGGCTCGCGAAGAACTACGGCCTTCGGCCGACCGTGTTCGCTCGCCCGCTCGGCAGCGCCCTCCGCGACGGCGTCTACAACGCTCGAGCGGTCCTCGGCGGCGACGTGAAACCGACCGACTGGTTCACCAACGGTGTGGCGGTCGCGAGTAACACGCTCAGGGGACTGAAAGGCGGGCTGTACGTCCGATACGTTAGCCGGCCATCCCGTGGCAATCCCGCCGGCCTCTCCTCGCGTCACGACCGGGCGGTCCACGTCTACGACCGGCGGTGAAGACGACCGTATCCGGTTGTCACGCCGTCCCCGATCGCGTCACGCCGAATTGGGCACCCCCTCGCGAACGGCCACGGCCATCCCGCTCTCGAAGTCACGGATCGCGGCGGCCCCGAGTTCCGCCCGCCCGACCGCCAGGACGGCGCCGTCTTCGTGGACGACCACGACCTCGTCACCCGGTCTGACCTCGTCGCCGACGTCGACGACGAACTTCGCGAAGACGTTCTTGCCGTCACGGACGAACGGCTCGCTCTCGTCGTCGACGATCACGCGGTAGGCGGGGTGCTCGAGCGTCGCATGGAGTCGCCGGCCACCCTCGAGCCCGAGGGTGAACCGGCCGTCGGTCCCGAACGAGACGAGGCGGCCGTCGTCGGCGTGGATCTGCTGGGGTCGACCCGAGGAGGTCCGCTTGATCGTGAGCGACTCCCCGGGTGGAAACAGCGCGTCGCCCGCGCCCGCTCCGAACTGGTAGTCCGCGATGGTTCGAAGCCCGGAGAGCGCCCGGGTCGCGTCGGCAGGTTCACTCATTGCCCGGCGTTAGCGGCCACGAGTCGAAAGCGCTTCGACCTCGAGGCGTCGTGGAGCCGGGTTGAATGGAGAGAACTATATCGATGAAGTCGGTAGCGGACGATACATGGACCTCACGCAGGTCGCTCTCGGCTGCACACTCCTCACGGTCGGCGCGATGACGTTCGCCAGCTCGTCGGTGTTGAACTCGAGTCTGCTCGTCTCGGCGCTCGCGCTCGCGACCGTGGCTCTCGCTGGCGGTGCGTTGCTGGTCGGCGCCGTTCGACAGACGGCGATCTAGAGCAAGAACGTCTCGTGTCGCTCGCCGAGGTCGACGAACGCCTCCGCCTCGGCGATGAGTTCGTCGGCGGTCGACGCCTCGAAGGCCATCACCTCGACGCGGACGCCCTCGTGACGCAAGTGCGAACAGAGCCGGGAGAAGTCACCGTCGCCGGTGCAGAGAACGATGGTGTCGACGTGGTTCGCCAGCGTGACGGCGTCTAAGCTCATTCCGACGTCCCAGTCGGCCTTCTTCGTTCCGTCGGAAAATCGCTTGATGTCCTTGATCTTCGTCTCGAAGCCGATGTCGACGAGCGCCTCGAAGAAGCTCTCCTCGTCGGGCGAGTCGGCGCGGATGACGTACGCGATGGCCCGCGTGAGCTGTCGGTCGTTCACGGCTTCCTCGAGCAACGCGGTGTAGTCGATGTTTCGGCTGTGGATGCTCTGGGCGGTGTGATACAGGTTCTGAGCGTCGACGAGGACGGCGACGCGCTGACCGGGGTGGACGTTCTCCATAAAATCCGTGGGAGAGCCACCGTCAAAACCGCTTCCCTCGCCGTCAGTGACCGCGATCAGTAGCGAAGGCGCTCGATGCGCTTTTCCGTCGGCGGGTGGGTCGCAAAGAGCGACGCGAGCAGCCCGCGTTCGGCGTTGAAGATACAGAGCGCGCTCATGTTGTCGTCGAGCGTCGACTCACGCCCCTCGGAGACGCCGGAGATCTTCTCGAGGGCGCGCGCGAGCGGGTCGCCGCTGCCGATGGCCTCGCGGGCGTCGGCGTCGGCGACGTACTCGCGGTAGCGCGAGATCGCGAGCACGAAGATCGTCACGATCGTCTGGGCGACGATAGAGGCGGCGTAGCCGAGGAGAATGCTCCCGATGTTTCGCTCGCCGGTGAGGGCGATCACGTAGTAGACGGCCATCCCGACGATCATGGCGATCGACTGGCCGATCACCATCGTGATCACGTCGCGGTTTTTGATGTGGGCGATCTCGTGAGCGATGACGCCCTCGAGTTCGTCCCGGCGGAGCAACTGCATGAGCTCCGTGGAGACGACGACGACGCCCGCGCCCTTGCGGCCGACCGCGAACGCGTTGGGGACGCCCATCTGCATGACCATCAGTCGGGGCTTTTCGACCCCCATGTCCCGGGAGAGCGATTCGGTCATGCGGTGAACCTCCGCGTACTGGCCCTCCTCGGGCATGTCCTCGGCACCCCGCAGCGCGAGCCACTTGCCGAGTTTGTACTGGATCACCGGCAGGGCGACGATACCCACCACGAGCACCGGCAAGATTGGGAGGGCGAACACCGTCGCGATCACCGTCGCGGCGGCGATGTAGAATGCGAACAGGATCGTGCCCACGATCGCCATCCGTACTTTCAGTCCAAAGTCACTCATATCGTACACTGAGGTTAGGAATCACGAGGCATAAGCGACTCGGAACGGTATGTTGACTGAACCCACCCCTCACACCCCGGTGGCTGATCGAATCCGCAACGAATAAACCTACCCGCGGTGGTGATCCGTGTATGTGCTGCGTCGCTCGCCGGATCGTCCGCGACTCCGGGAGCGCCGCCGCCCCTCGATTTTCGAAACCGAAAAAACGCGCGTAACGAGTGCTCGAGGCGAGCGTGGCACCCTCGTCCCGGGCGCGACCCCGACCGCGCGTGATCGTACCGATTTCGTCCAGTTCACCGTCAACCGGCGGTATCCACACACTCCACACCAATGACATCCGACATCGACCTCACCGGCGTCTTCCCGGCGATCTGTACGCCCTTCGACGCCGACGAACGCATCGACTTCGAAACGCTCCAGCGAGACGCCCAGCGCCTCGAGGCCGCGGGCGTCGACGGCCTCGTCCCCGTCGGCTCGACGGGCGAATCGGCGACGCTCACCCACGACGAACACGTCCAGGTCGTCGAGGCCGTCATCGAGGCCGTCGACGACGTGCCCGTCATCGCGGGCACGGGCTCGAACAACACCCGCGAGGCGCTCGAACTCTCAGAGCGCGCCGCCGACGCCGGCGCCGACGGGCTGTTGCTCATCTCGCCGTACTACAACAAGCCAGAACAGCGCGGCCTCTACGAACACTACCGAGCGATCGCCGACGCCGTCGACCTGCCACAGATCGTCTACAACGTCCCCGGCCGGACGGGACAAACGATCGAGCCCGATACGGTCGTCGACCTGGCCGAACACCCGAACATCGCCGGCTACAAGGCCGCCGAGGGCGACCTCTGGGCGATCGGCGAGATCACCGAGCGAACCGCGGACGCGGACTTTTCGGTCCTCTCCGGTGACGACGCGGTCACGCTGCCGCTGCTCTCGATCGGCGGAACGGGAACGATCAGCGTCGTTGCGAATATCGAGCCCGAGCGCACCTGCGCGATGGTCGGCGCGGCGCTCGCGGGCGACTACGAGCGCGCCCGTGAACTGCACCACGAACTCGGCCCGCTCATGCGCCACCTGTTCGTCGAGACCAACCCGATCCCGGTGAAAGAAGCGATGGAGATCCGCGGCTACGGTCCAGCCCGAATGCGCCCGCCGCTGACCCGACTCAGCGACGAGCACCGAGACGAACTCGAGTCGATCCTCGAAGACCTCGAGGAGCGGCCGACCGAGTTCGCGAACGCGGACGCGGAGGCCGATCGATGACGATCGGGGTCGGCGTCACCGGGGCGACGGGGCGGATGGGCCGTGCGGTGCTCGCCGCGATCGCCGACCACGCCGCGTGTGAGGCCGTCTTCGCCGTCAACCGGACGCCGGTCGACGAGGAGGAGGTCGGCGGCGTCGAGATCGAGTCGGCCGCCGAGTTCGACACGCTCCTCAGAGAGCGCGAGCCGGCCGTCGTGATCGACTTCACGGGACCGGACTCGGCACTCGAGTACGCGACTCGCTGTGCCGACGCGGGCGTGGCGTTCGTCACCGGGACGACGGGCTTCGACGAGGACGACCTCGAGGCCCTCCGTGCGGCGAGCGAGGACGTTCCGGTGCTCCACGCGCCGAACTTCGCCCGCGGGGTCCAGGCGCTCGTCAACGTCGTCGGCGAGGCCGTGCGAAATCTGCCGGGCTACGACGTCGAGGTCGTCGAGACCCACCACAACGGCAAGCGCGACGCGCCGAGCGGAACGGCGAATCGCCTGCTCGAGGAGATCGAGGCGAACGGCGACTTCGCGGGCCGAACGCACGGCCGGGAGGGCGACCAGCCCCGCGAGGCGGGCGAGATCGGCGTTCACGCGCTCCGGGCGGGCGACGTCACGGGCGAGCACGTCGTCCTCCTGGCGGGCAACCACGAGGAGGTCAGGCTCACCCACCGCGCCGAGGACCGCGGCGTCTTCGCCGCTGGCGCGGTCGACGCGGCTGCCTGGATCGCAGAACGGAAGGCCGGCTGGTACGACTTTGCGGACGTGATCGACGAATGAGTCTCGAGAACGAGATCGGGGATCTGTGGAACCGGTACCAGAGCGACGACGTCGACGCCGCCTCGGCGACCGACGACGACCGCGCGACGCTCGAGGCGTTCCTCGACGCGCTCGAGGCGGGCGAGGTGCGCGCCGCCGAGAAGCGCGACGGGGAGTGGCAGGCCAACGAGTGGGTCAAGCGGGGCATCCTGCTCAACTTCGGGCTCCGGGAGAACCGGGCGTTCGAGTACGGCGGCGTCGACCACTACGACGTCCTGCCCCTGCGCGAGACCGCCGACTTAGGCGAGCGCCACACCAGGAACACGCCGAACGGGACGACCATCCGCCGCGGGGCGTACCTCGGTGCCGACTGCATTATGATGAGTCCGAGCTTCGTCAACGTCGGCGCGTACGTCGGCGACGGCACGCTCGTCGACTCCTGCGATACGGTGGGTTCCTGCGCTCAGATCGGCGCGAACGTCAAACTCGGCGCGAACACGCTGATCGGCGGCGTGCTGGAACCCGTCGAGGACGCCCCGGTCGTGATCGAAGACGGCGTCTCGCTGGGTGCGGGCTGTCGGGTCACCTCCGGGTTCGTCGTCGGCGAGGATAGCGTCGTCGGTGAGAACACCCTCCTGACCCCACGAATCCCCGTCTACGACCTCGTCGAGGAGGAGGTGCTGTACGGCGAACTGCCGTCCGAACGACGGGCGTTCACCCGCTTCGTCGAGTCGTCTGTCAGCGATCACGACATCTTTTCCGGCGGCGCGTACAAGCCCGCCGTCGTCGCCACCGACCTCGAGACGGAGACGCTCGAGGCCACCGCGCGCGAGGAGGTGCTGCGAGAGTGAACGACGAGGGGGGCACGGACAGCCCGTCAGCAGGTTCGGGGCCATCCGTCCGCCGACTCGCCGACTGGAACGCCACGTCGCTGCGGGCGCTCACGGCCCAGTACGGGAGCCCGCTGTACGTCCTCGACCTCGAGCGCGTCCGCGAGAACGCCCGCCGACTCGAGGCGGCGTTCCCCGACGCCGAACGCCTCTACGCGGCGAAAGCCAACGCGCTCGGTGACGTCCTCGAGACGCTGCTCGCCGAGGGGGTCGGCATCGAGTGCGCCTCCGCCGGCGAACTCGAGCGCGCGCTGGCCGCCGGCGCCGCCGGCGAGCAGGTCCACTACACGGCCGTCAACCCCCCTGGGGCCGACCTCGACTACGCCGTCTCGGTCGCGGCCGACCACCCGGACCTGACGGTCGTCGCCGGCGCGCGGGAGACGATCGACCGGCTCGCGGAACGAGGATACGACGGACGGCTCGCCCTCCGCGTCAATCCGGGCATCGGCGCGGGCCACCACGAGAAGGTCCGCGTCGGGACCGACGCCAAGTTCGGCGTTCCCTACGACGACGCCCTCGAGATCGCCGCCGAGGCGGCCGACCGCGGCTTCGAGGTCGTCGGCGTCCACGCCCACGTCGGCTCCGGCGTCTCCGCCGACCAGCTCGAGGCCCACCGCGAGTTCGTCTCCCGCATCAGCGAGCTCGCCCGCGAGGTCGAGCGCGAGGTGGGCTCGCTCGAGTTCGTCGACGTCGGCGGCGGCTTCGGCGTTCCCTACCACGAGGACGAAGAGCCACTCGACCTCGAGCCCGTCGCCGAGGCGACCCGCGAGGCGCTCGGCGACGTGGACGCCCGACTTGCCGTCGAGCCCGGCCGATATTTCGTCGCCGACGCCGGCGTGCTGCTGACGCGGGTCAATACGGTGAAGAAGGCTCCGGAGACGACCGTCGTCGGCGTCGACGCCGGCATGACGACGCTGCTGCGACCGGCGATGTACGACGCCTCCCACGCCATCCGGAATCTCGAGGCCGACGCGGCCGACCGGCCCTCGAGCCCGCAGACGATCACGGGGCCGATCTGTGAGAGTTCGGACGTCTTCTGTGAGAACCGCGAGCTGCCCGCGAGCGCCCGCGGCGACCGGCTCGCGATCGGCAACGCGGGTGCGTACGGCTACGAGATGGCCAACCAGTACAACTCCCGGCCGCGGCCGGCGTCGGTCGTCCTCGACGGCGGGGAGCCGCGGCTGGCTCGAGCGCGCGAGACGGTCGCGGACGTGACGCGACCCGAACGCCGCGCCCGGGACGGCGACGCGACCGGCGACGAGCGCGACGTGAACCTCGAGCGAGAGACCGTCGCCTTCGAGAAGTACCACGGCACGAGCAACGACTTCCTGATCGTCGACGCCGACGACCCCGTCCCCGACCGGAGCGCGCTCGCAGTTCGCGAGTGTGACCGCGAGAGGGGCGTCGGCGCGGACGGCATCCTCTTTCTGGGGCTTCGCCCCCGAGCCTCCCCGCCGCGGGTCGAGATGACGCTCTTCCAGCCCGACGGGGGCACCGCCGAAATGTGTGGCAACGGTGCGCGCTGTGCCGCCGAGTGGGCGATGCGTCGGACGGGGGCCGAGCGCGTGGTCGTCGACACGCCGTCGGGCGCCCGGCGGGCCGAACGCGTCGACGGCGAGGTCGCCATCGAGATGGGCCAGCCGACGTTCGCACCCGAGGCGATCCCCGTCGAGGCCGACGAGCCGGTGGTCGAAACCGAGATCGAGGGCCTCGAGGTCTCCGTCGTCAACACCGGCGTCCCCCACGCCGTCGCGTTCGTCGACGACGTCGACGCGGTCGACCTCGAGTCGGTCGCGCCGCCGGTCCGTCACGCCGAGGCCTTCCCGCAGGGGACGAACGTCGTCCTCGCGAGCGTCGACGACGACGGCTTCCGCCAGCGAACGTTCGAACGCGGCGTCGAGGGCGAGACCGACTCCTGTGGCACCGGCGCAGTCGCGATCGCCGCGGTCGCGCGGG
This portion of the Natronobeatus ordinarius genome encodes:
- a CDS encoding YkgJ family cysteine cluster protein, whose product is MNSLEDELERARDLDVDEVADAIESIGFSCTRCGACCTREGEDDHTATVFPDEVRNLADATDREWRDVARPMPYGLSKTDDGDLEGETFEWALATDSCGDCVFYEEDDDGTGACVAHADRPLICRTYPFSLDLSGTSQPMGEAVDSVALPAHREGDEGGIVQIHECEGLGRDIARADAEELAATLKARAIRELEEAIALRDAYEHAAPGPGEVVVHDSEGAKRADGTSLEE
- a CDS encoding MBL fold metallo-hydrolase; the protein is MDVSRWSLETDTRAPDGQTNAYVLGTDPVALVDPAARTPELDRLVRDRAVDAILLTHTHADHVGAVAHYAAETGATVWACRGHVGRFRDATGVEPDRTFSSDTTIPLGDDRLHVLGAPGHAPDHVAIRAGSNGPICCGDCVVAEGSVVVGAPEGDLRAYLTTLRRLWAIDPPRLLPGHGPVVEQPRETLERLLEHRLERERRVLAAVEEGTQTVEAVLDAAYEKELTGVRDLARATVVAHLEKLAVEGALRLDGDRVRPR
- a CDS encoding MarR family transcriptional regulator; amino-acid sequence: MSTTDDRAAAAEERLSEAEYRNRLRDLPPSAKLVAKVLESDSPLSQGQLAEESLLPDRTVRYALNRLEDVGLIGSRYSFRDARKQVYYLKR
- a CDS encoding class I SAM-dependent methyltransferase, with amino-acid sequence MKGQEWYQADDIAEEYDDKRFSRGGQLIDRREKTAVLEAITPLEDRSVLEIACGTGRFTVMLADRGADVVGLDISAAMLQRGREKAQRAGVSDRLEFLRGDAGRLPFPDDHFDTVVAMRFFHLADDPEAFLNEMRRVSREQIVFDTFNRFSARSVYNWALPMGSRLYSKSEVAVLLAKTDLTLVDVEDDFLVPYGVYRSIPNALAEPIRSIDRAVGRAPVTDHLASVSYWNTRVR
- a CDS encoding glycosyltransferase family 2 protein, translated to MELSVVVPTLNDRERLLSCLDALSTALPERVERVVVNGPSSDGTTGAVRNRDDVDVLVEISERNPNVARNAGIEVATGDVVAFVGDAYVVSPSWYDAVERAIERGADVVTGPLDDGGTGDRNPPRAVTDRPVTRFHSDNVAFDRTILHELDGFDETLAVGGARDCAHRLAGLDVPIAWNEEMRVRSDVEADGGTDPHEADPCGDRYRALGYRLAKNYGLRPTVFARPLGSALRDGVYNARAVLGGDVKPTDWFTNGVAVASNTLRGLKGGLYVRYVSRPSRGNPAGLSSRHDRAVHVYDRR
- a CDS encoding PUA domain-containing protein, coding for MSEPADATRALSGLRTIADYQFGAGAGDALFPPGESLTIKRTSSGRPQQIHADDGRLVSFGTDGRFTLGLEGGRRLHATLEHPAYRVIVDDESEPFVRDGKNVFAKFVVDVGDEVRPGDEVVVVHEDGAVLAVGRAELGAAAIRDFESGMAVAVREGVPNSA
- a CDS encoding NYN domain-containing protein, producing MENVHPGQRVAVLVDAQNLYHTAQSIHSRNIDYTALLEEAVNDRQLTRAIAYVIRADSPDEESFFEALVDIGFETKIKDIKRFSDGTKKADWDVGMSLDAVTLANHVDTIVLCTGDGDFSRLCSHLRHEGVRVEVMAFEASTADELIAEAEAFVDLGERHETFLL
- a CDS encoding M48 family metallopeptidase, translating into MSDFGLKVRMAIVGTILFAFYIAAATVIATVFALPILPVLVVGIVALPVIQYKLGKWLALRGAEDMPEEGQYAEVHRMTESLSRDMGVEKPRLMVMQMGVPNAFAVGRKGAGVVVVSTELMQLLRRDELEGVIAHEIAHIKNRDVITMVIGQSIAMIVGMAVYYVIALTGERNIGSILLGYAASIVAQTIVTIFVLAISRYREYVADADAREAIGSGDPLARALEKISGVSEGRESTLDDNMSALCIFNAERGLLASLFATHPPTEKRIERLRY
- the dapA gene encoding 4-hydroxy-tetrahydrodipicolinate synthase, whose translation is MTSDIDLTGVFPAICTPFDADERIDFETLQRDAQRLEAAGVDGLVPVGSTGESATLTHDEHVQVVEAVIEAVDDVPVIAGTGSNNTREALELSERAADAGADGLLLISPYYNKPEQRGLYEHYRAIADAVDLPQIVYNVPGRTGQTIEPDTVVDLAEHPNIAGYKAAEGDLWAIGEITERTADADFSVLSGDDAVTLPLLSIGGTGTISVVANIEPERTCAMVGAALAGDYERARELHHELGPLMRHLFVETNPIPVKEAMEIRGYGPARMRPPLTRLSDEHRDELESILEDLEERPTEFANADAEADR
- the dapB gene encoding 4-hydroxy-tetrahydrodipicolinate reductase gives rise to the protein MTIGVGVTGATGRMGRAVLAAIADHAACEAVFAVNRTPVDEEEVGGVEIESAAEFDTLLREREPAVVIDFTGPDSALEYATRCADAGVAFVTGTTGFDEDDLEALRAASEDVPVLHAPNFARGVQALVNVVGEAVRNLPGYDVEVVETHHNGKRDAPSGTANRLLEEIEANGDFAGRTHGREGDQPREAGEIGVHALRAGDVTGEHVVLLAGNHEEVRLTHRAEDRGVFAAGAVDAAAWIAERKAGWYDFADVIDE
- a CDS encoding 2,3,4,5-tetrahydropyridine-2,6-dicarboxylate N-succinyltransferase; amino-acid sequence: MSLENEIGDLWNRYQSDDVDAASATDDDRATLEAFLDALEAGEVRAAEKRDGEWQANEWVKRGILLNFGLRENRAFEYGGVDHYDVLPLRETADLGERHTRNTPNGTTIRRGAYLGADCIMMSPSFVNVGAYVGDGTLVDSCDTVGSCAQIGANVKLGANTLIGGVLEPVEDAPVVIEDGVSLGAGCRVTSGFVVGEDSVVGENTLLTPRIPVYDLVEEEVLYGELPSERRAFTRFVESSVSDHDIFSGGAYKPAVVATDLETETLEATAREEVLRE
- the dapF gene encoding diaminopimelate epimerase, whose translation is MNLERETVAFEKYHGTSNDFLIVDADDPVPDRSALAVRECDRERGVGADGILFLGLRPRASPPRVEMTLFQPDGGTAEMCGNGARCAAEWAMRRTGAERVVVDTPSGARRAERVDGEVAIEMGQPTFAPEAIPVEADEPVVETEIEGLEVSVVNTGVPHAVAFVDDVDAVDLESVAPPVRHAEAFPQGTNVVLASVDDDGFRQRTFERGVEGETDSCGTGAVAIAAVARELGLTDAADLAVRPPGGDLRVTVDDRGVASLVGPVEREFDGEVRVSEAES